The Leishmania braziliensis MHOM/BR/75/M2904 complete genome, chromosome 25 genome includes a region encoding these proteins:
- a CDS encoding putative adenylate kinase: protein MPSKFLRLLFAGAPGVGKGTYSSRAAASLGCHVVSSGDLLRKEVAEGTAIGKQVKDLIEKGVFVPDELIAKMMVQHIASLSADKECPSGYILDGYPRNISQAEALWSSGDIKIDHVINLTQPRNVIIKKLSSRRSCPDCGFVYNLASIDEGGIKMDPLKPKVDGVCDKCGCTKPLITRKDDEIEVVTKRQDEYSAVAMPLLRFYKEKGVLHEFPVLGGTTVYLPMLLELISALG from the coding sequence ATGCCGAGCAAgttcctgcggctgctcttCGCCGGTGCGCCGggtgtggggaaggggacTTACTCCAGtcgcgcagccgcgtcgCTTGGCTGCCACGTTGTCTCCAGCGGGGACCTTCTGAGGAAGGAGGTGGCTGAGGGCACGGCGATTGGCAAGCAGGTGAAGGACTTGATTGAAAAGGGCGTCTTTGTTCCTGATGAGCTCATCGCAAAGATGATGGTGCAGCACATCGCCTCGCTGTCAGCTGACAAGGAGTGCCCAAGTGGGTACATCTTGGACGGGTACCCGCGCAACATCTCGCAGGCAGAAGCGCTGTGGTCGTCTGGGGACATCAAGATCGACCACGTTATCAATCTCACTCAGCCCCGCAACGTGATCATCAAGAAGCTCTCGTCACGCCGCTCTTGCCCAGACTGCGGGTTTGTGTACAACCTCGCCTCTATCGACGAGGGAGGGATTAAGATGGACCCCCTCAAACCCAAGGTGGATGGCGTGTGCGACaagtgcggctgcacgaAGCCCCTCATCACTCGCAAAGACGATGAAATCGAGGTTGTGACGAAGCGTCAGGACGAGTACAGCGCCGTGGCGATGCCGCTCCTGCGCTTTTACAAGGAGAAGGGTGTCTTACACGAGTTCCCGGTACTGGGTGGTACAACGGTGTACTTGCCGATGCTGCTCGAGCTCATCTCTGCGTTGGGCTAG
- the PUF8 gene encoding putative pumillio protein 8 has product MGRTNTKKQKAREERLSKLPHSERLAKSALIKKKEGRVLDAAEKHSLKMSSEHGEVLRLWEKLRTIEERTVEQAAVSANKKIAYEHKYPMVDKLIHFLEPKFASLVRTPSVSRVVQSMIKYGSGEQVGTVLKWISKDFSTYATDAYAHFVVCALVRHVPHEAYSKLVTHVIPSVPQLVAHKFGIEVLHSVYSSRWCSPADRSLLLLAVFKDSVAVMKRWPGYPEIEEVLKQNPSLQRRLLTRLFDLCDKLVSLKEAIGYPFVQRLVGTYIRCGTREEVSELCDTLRPHIAAISVTREGAPLASLAFSLTDPKKRKEVLHNFNAQLGELSTSKYAAPVIARLFDLLYDAQMLKKYVASDLAEHIGQVVNSPYGYQILMHLLTPHEERKRKFLLPHWQAHNLFSMENKEWNHHTWLTSAFVPETVEICSKPAVTSHIAALPMLVKAFLRYATDSANDAKLNRHHAALIAREILHVVQNEPLYKTAIQLSADEEQELFKMAPAHGKREREDATEEEEECAIASAKYSRHENGRQKVAGLTSTDLRKKMKAPGVTSVAAAPKGRRVKKDAKKNTKVQTSAA; this is encoded by the coding sequence ATGGGTCGCACGAACACGAAAAAGCAGAAGGCGCGGGAGGAACGCCTCAGCAAGCTTCCCCACTCCGAACGACTGGCCAAAAGTGCACTCATCAAGAAGAAGGAAGGCCGCGTGCTCGATGCGGCTGAAAAGCACTCACTGAAGATGTCATCAGAGCACGGTGAGGTTCTCCGCTTGTGGGAGAAGTTGCGCACGATCGAGGAGCGCACGGTGGAGCAGGCTGCCGTGTCTGCCAACAAGAAGATTGCATACGAGCACAAGTATCCCATGGTGGACAAGCTCATACATTTTCTGGAGCCCAAGTTTGCGAGCCTGGTGCGCACGCCTAGCGTGAGCCGAGTGGTGCAGTCGATGATTAAATACGGCTCTGGGGAGCAGGTGGGCACCGTCCTAAAGTGGATCTCGAAGGACTTCTCGACCTACGCAACGGACGCATACGCACATTTTGTGGTTTGCGCGTTGGTGCGCCACGTCCCGCACGAGGCCTACAGCAAACTGGTGACGCACGTGATACCGTCAGTGCCGCAGCTTGTAGCGCACAAATTTGGCATCGAGGTGCTCCACTCAGTATACAGCAGTCGCTGGTGCAGCCCGGCTGATCGTAGCCTCCTCCTGTTAGCTGTGTTCAAGGATAGCGTTGCGGTGATGAAACGGTGGCCGGGTTATCCGGAGATTGAGGAGGTCCTGAAGCAGAACCCGTCGCTTCAGCGGCGCCTCCTCACTCGCCTCTTTGACCTCTGTGACAAGCTGGTGTCGCTGAAAGAGGCCATAGGGTACCCGTTTGTGCAGCGGCTTGTTGGCACCTACATACGGTGCGGCACACGTGAGGAGGTGAGCGAGCTATGTGACACGCTACGCCCGCACATTGCCGCTATTTCGGTCACCCGGGAAGGCGCCCCTCTTgcctccctcgccttctccttGACGGATCCAAAGAAGCGCAAGGAGGTGCTTCACAACTTCAATGCACAGCTGGGTGAGCTCAGCACCAGCAAGTACGCGGCACCGGTCATTGCTCGCCTGTTTGACCTCCTGTACGACGCGCAGATGCTGAAGAAGTATGTTGCGAGCGACCTAGCGGAGCACATTGGGCAGGTAGTCAACAGCCCTTATGGCTACCAGATCCTTATGCACTTGCTCACTCCGCACGAGGAGCGCAAGCGGAAATTCCTGCTGCCCCATTGGCAGGCGCACAACCTCTTCTCCATGGAGAATAAGGAATGGAACCACCACACGTGGCTGACGTCGGCATTTGTGCCCGAGACTGTAGAGATCTGCAGCAAGCCTGCTGTCACGTCCCACatcgcagcgctgccgatgctGGTCAAGGCATTCCTGCGGTATGCCACCGACAGCGCCAACGACGCTAAGCTGAACCGTCACCATGCCGCGCTTATCGCACGCGAAATTCTGCACGTGGTGCAGAACGAGCCGCTCTATAAGACTGCAATTCAGCTTTCGGCTGAtgaggagcaggagctgtTCAAGATGGCTCCCGCACATGGCAAGCGAGAGCGTGAGGACGCaacggaggaagaggaggagtgtgCCATTGCCTCAGCAAAGTACTCCAGGCATGAAAACGGCAGGCAGAAGGTCGCAGGGCTCACTTCAACTGACTTGAGGAAGAAGATGAAGGCGCCAGGGGTCACCTCAGTGGCTGCCGCACCCAAAGGCAGACGAGTCAAGAAGGATGCTAAGAAAAATACGAAGGTTCAGACCTCCGCTGCATGA